The following DNA comes from Nicotiana sylvestris chromosome 10, ASM39365v2, whole genome shotgun sequence.
TATAGAAGTTcgaagatttgaaaactcataattcgattCGATGCACGATTCATAATTTCAACGTTGTTTGATGTTGTTTAAAGCCTCAATTAAGTTTGTATTGTATTTTGgaacatgttggtataattggttaaggtctcgagaatctcgggtggatttcggaaggttaacggaatggatttCGGACAAAAGAAACTGCTGCTCTTTCTGCTACAGCTGTTGTTTTGGACAGCAATGGTGCAATCGAGGAGGCTACTTTGGAAGCTGATATCTCAATTATATAAAGAATCTGAAAATTTGaaaagcatgaaaattgtagccctttaattctagtttccagaaagctaaaccattcatcatttggatatttgtacataAAGTTATGATTGATTTAATGAAGGTTGGTAATGCTGTTTTGTAATTTCCCCCGAAATTTCTGACGCGAGGAGCCTATTTTGGAAGCATATATATCGAAATCCATAAAGGATCTGAAGAtttacaaaacatgaaagttgcaGACCTTGTATTCTAATTTCcataaagttaaaccattcataatttggacatttgtacaaTGAGTTATGACCGATTGAATAAAGGTTGGTAAAGCTATTTCTggtggacttttagtgacgacTTTTAGTGACGAAAATGGCTTTTAGTGACGGATGGGCAGAAACATTTAATCACAAAAATCAGCACTTCGCCATTTCgttttggaatttttggagctcggttcttgggcaatttttgggcgattttcacgTGAAAACATTGGGGTTAGTGTTTCTTATCCtatattgattatatttcatgattccatacTCATTTACATTATGAATCCATGAATTTATggaagaaaaatcagatttttagcAAATCTTCCGAAAATgaaaatttaagatttgaaagTCAATCCaatgtcggaatttgataaaattggtatggttgaactcgtatcggaatgggtgttcggatttcgTGAAAATTATGACGGGTTCCGAGAGGCAGGTCCTGCGTTGACTTTTGGTTGAATTTTTGAATGTAAAATTTTAAGTCGATGTTATATTATCCGGAATTATTTCCGATGAATTTTAATGAAGTTATACAAttaatttggatagatttgagccgtccggaggttaaTTCAAGCAAGAAGACGATTGTGAAATATTGGCataacttcaaaaaggtaagtatcttgcctaaccttgtgtggaggaatTTTCCCTTAGGCATTGAGTCTTATGTGGAAATTATGTGATTGGAAaccatgtacgtgaggtgacgagtacgtacttggtTTATATGTACAAATTATATCGGTTAAAATTCGTAGACACCCGTATgtatttaattgaaaatggttGACACTTAGTAAATCTTTGATTTGTCATGCCTCATTCTTTGTTTGTCGAGTTTGTATTTATATGATAATTTGGTGTGATTGCTACTTGGATTTTTTTATGTGAATTCCATGTGTTTGGTGAATTGATATTTCTTAGAAATAATTTTATTATGGATTTTTCATCcgcaaataattaattaaatatggTAAGAAGAGGCATTAATATAATTATTGAAAATTTGGATTAAAGAAGATGTTATCCTATGATGAATTATTTTTCCATCCTTGTTGTTTTGAGGTTTTATATACCTTGTGTGGAGCCTTAGGCTTTTTGTTGTGAAATTAAttgattttgttgtatctttgGAACTGATTGTGGCCTATGGACAATTTGTGATATGAATTGTTGTATGGTATTGTTGTGATAATATTCTGTGTAAATTATTGTATAATTTGAGTTATTATTATGAGGACATAAGGGTGGCATTCCATTGTTGATATTACGTGGGTATAAGGGTGGCATTTCAGTATGGTTATGTGTGTTGGGATATTGTCTGGGCggagtgataagggtggctattataCAGAGCGATGAGGGAAATTATTGTACGGAGCGATAAGGGAGGCTATTATACGGAGCGATAAGGGAGGCTATTATACGGAGCGATAAGGGAGGCTATTATAggagtgataagggtggctataggagagataagggtggctattgTCAGGGATGATATGTGATGATGTGGAGTATTGTATTGGTAATTGTTATGTGATGATGGGGGGATATTGTGCTAGTAATATTTATGTCGTGTTGTGAATTCCTTGTGAGTTCTTTTACATATTGtgtaatttattttataaattcaATAAATTTTATAATAGTCAGATATATATTGAAATTATGAGCCTGTAAATATTGTCGGGCGAATTATgatatgggcacgaggtgtcgGGAAATATGATGAATTTATTATTGGCATGTGAATTGTCTGTGCAGTTATGATATGAAATATGGACACGAGGTGCCATGGTTATATAATCAAAATTATATTGGCACGTGAATTTTTCGTGCAGTTGTGATAGGAAATATGAGCACGAGGTGCCGTGAGTAAATGATGacgatattggcacgtgagttattCGTGCAGTTGTGATAGAAATATTGGCTCGAGCCATGGAAATATAAAAATGGGCTGAGACCCGTATTTTATGATTTGAAATAAGGTGTCCCATGATGActttatttgaaagaattatattcgaaaaatattatttgaaagaatttttattcgaaagatatttatttggaaGAATTATATTGGAAAGATACTTGTTTGAAAGAATTATgagaaagatatttatttgaaggaagtatattcgaaatatatttatcgGAAAATATTATATCCTAAAGATTACTATTGGGAAGATTTATAGGCAAAAGATTAATATTTGAAAATTTTGATTAATTGGTTGtacttgtattcattatttgatGAGCAATATATATGATGTTCTTGTTGCCCTattatttatatcactggttgattattgttgccatcattgttatttatttcctattatttttgtatgctatattgAACAAGTTATTAGACTAGTGAGTGTCTTGATTGtacctcatcactactccaccgaggttagttttgatacttactgggtaccgatgtggtgtactcatactacacttctgtatatttttttatGTACAGGGCCAAGTATTGGAGATATAGGACTCGAACAGAGTTAGAGTGTGATtgcaaggattcaaggtagagctgcttGGTCGTCGCAATCCCTTGGAGTCTTTTCCCTTTTATCGTACTATCAATTATTATTCAAGCACTATTGTATATTTAATTTCCTTCAGATCATTTTATGTATTCAGTTAGAGTTCGTGACTCAGTACTACCAGGGAGGTTGTATCTTTATTTCCACTGTTGGTTTCGATTATTAAAAAAAATGGCTTGAATTGTTATTCTAatcggcttacctagtcttagagactaagtgtcatcACGACACTTatggtgggattttgggtcgtgacagttacgCTCTTAAGTTCTCTTGATGTAGTATCTTAGGTCCGTAGGTCTTTCCAATGAAACAAGAGATACAGTTGAAGCTATACCTATGCCTAAATTTGTCGAAACAAGATTGTTAGGATCAAGCATCTGTTATAAATTTCCACATCGTTCTTATTCTACATATGAACCTCTGAAAATCACTTGCATTTGGATCCTTTTCAGTGACAGGGAAAACATCATGTGTTAACTTCCATACAAATAAGTGCCTTGACAACAAGGCTTGCAACAGAAGACAGACAAGAATAATGGAACCATAATTAAGTTTTACTATGTTGTTGTGAAATGTGAAGCGTCAATCTTGTAGTAGACATTCAATACTACATCATCTGGAAATTATAGCTTCATGTACAGCACTTGCTTAGTGCTTTCTTGGAATAAAATCCTTATCCCTCTTTCATAGGAATTCTCTTTTTGTTATCAGTTGTTGATGCCCCTTAGATTCTAGATAGTTGTAAATCTGATTTGGTATATTTCATGCCATCATATCTTTGTTTGTTCCATcatatctttatttgttgttaGTTTGAACATATGCATAACGTAATGTTTATGCAATAACGGTTGGGCCCGTGCTTAGCAGGGGCTTTATTCGTCTAGTATTTAATTAATTAGTGGGAGATAGTTGCTGTCATGTGATCAAGAAGTCACGAGTTCGAGTCGTGGAAACAGtttcttgcagaaatgcaggttAAGGCTAGAcctttgtggtccggcccttttcCGGACCCTacacatagcgggagcttaatACACCGGGCTGTTTTTTTTAGTGGGAGAGTGCACAACAACGATTATGTTAAAAAAATTTGCACCAGAAATCTCAATTTTTTATTGAAACTAGCAAagggttattttctttgactagaAAAAAAAATTCCAGTGATCTTAAATTCCTAAATATTTGAGGAACATCAAAACAAGATGATCACTTTTAGAATTATAATTAACATTATCTGGTGCATCAGATTGAACTTCAGTTGCATGTGAATTTTTTAAATATGAGTTGGACTTGCAGTAACTGGTAGAGCAGACTGTCCATTCTTTTCTGTTGGTGGAGGATTCTTGTAAATCTCAGCTTCTTTGCTTTTACCCCATAGAAGAAAATACAAGCCAATAACAACCAAAATGGATCCCAATATGCTGttaaaggagaaaaaagaaatagaataGTTAAGCAACAATAATAGTTAAAGGGAAGTTAAAAGGGAAGTCTTGAAGCAATAGTAAAGTTATATCCGTGTGACATATAAATCACAGAGTCAAGTCATAAAATCAGGTGTTTTCATCAGGTAGACTGCATATATCACGTTTCTTTGGGATACGGCCCTTCTCCGAACTTTGCATAAACACATGATATTTCGTTCACACCCTTTTATTCTAAATTGTGGGAACACCTTAAGATTCTATGCATCTATTGAATATCACTTAAAAAGGTACTCCCTCTGGttcactttaattgatttttttggaTATTTTTACATATATTAAGGAATTcatcttttagcattaattaagaGTAAAAATGTCCATATTAACTTTAATTTGTTCATTGAAAATTTAACAATAGTCCTAGGCTCTTTACCCCAAAGGCAACTTTGGAAAAAAGAAATTAattccttcttgttttctttgatatctaaaaaatcaaatattatgaACCACAAGAAAAAGACCAAAAAATCAATTAATGTGGACCAAAGGCAGGGgcgaaggttacataaatgaccACCCTTCATCGAAATTTATAttgtatatataggtaaaatattagatttatatggtatataacatatattgaacaccctttatcgaggatttttttttcttcatctcaagtttgaacaccctaaATAAAATTCCTGGTTTCGCCACTGACCGAGAGGATTATATAGAACTTGTGTACTGTTCTTTTTACCATGTTGTTATTGGCCTGTAGTTCATCTTTAatgttttatttaattttaacaaaatatgGTACTATAATAGATAATAAGATCTAACCTTCCCAAGTGAATTTGAGCATGAAGTATGGAAATGTCAAAGACAGCAGCAAAAATTTGAATGAGGGGACTGAATGCTGAGGTGAAAACTGCACCCTTTTGCTTTACACACCATGACATTACAACATAGCACAAACCTGATCCCACCATTCCCTGCATACATTCAtaggaaaataaattaaaattattcgGTACGGAAAAAAAACATTGAGAGacgtttggcttagctgattaaAAGTAGTTGATAAGCACCAGTTTTGAAACTAATCTTATAAATGAGCAGTTACATATTTGGATAGAAGTGCTGAAATTAATTATGAGCAATCGACATGATTGGTGAAAAGTGATAATAAGCACCTTTTCTGAGAAAATGACTGAAATAGCGCCCTTAAAGTTGTATACATTAAATATAAATTTAAGagtatttttacatgaaaaatgacataacgaaaaaACGGAACAAAATTAGGGTAAAGAAGTAAAAATATTGGTCAAATCAAAAAATTTATAAGCTGAACAATCATAAGTTGGGGTGACCAAACCACTGTTTTTTTAATTGATTTCGACTTATAAACACTTTTGGTATTTACAATATATGCATATAAATCAAAAAAGCGCTTATAAGCTGATCCAAACACCGTTCAAGAGAAGGTAGTGTATTCATAATAGTATGAGAAGAAGGTTACTTACACCAAATATGACACTTAAGATCTCTAATCCACCTTTGAGTATCCATTTTGATACATTTCTGCTAATAATAAAGCTCAAAATTGCAGACTGAAAAGCTCCAAAAAATGACATAATTGCAGTGCTTGAATATTGATAAGGATAATCTTTGCTAATTCTAGCCTGTACTAAAAACCAAGCAGACCACACAAAACAGCCTGCAAATAAAAATATTGAACCAAGAAACCAACTCTTTTTGTTGTGATTTGTTTCAATTCTTGATCCTGCTGATGGATTTATCAATGACATTCCTTTGTACAAAGTGAGTATTAATGCTCCACCAAGACAGAATATAATGCCTAATATCTTTGCTCTTCCACTCCTGCTTTTTATTTTTATAGTTTCTTGCCTGTGAAAATTTTCATAGGTTAATGATTGAGGCATAAGTATGTAAATTATATGACACAAATTTTCTTGCAAAATTAAGATAAACCAAGCATCTAGTTTGTTACTAATCCAACTTTGGTATGGTTCCTTTTGCTGTCTAAAAGATCCTAAGTAATCTGAAAGCGACACCGCTTACGCACgtccttcgtcgaaaaattacgCGGTGTACATAGGTTAAATGTT
Coding sequences within:
- the LOC104222522 gene encoding WAT1-related protein At3g30340, yielding MSCLQKWKTVIAMIIVEFGFAAVNALFKKVLNGGMDQLVASTYRLAVSAIFLAPLAWFFERNVTSKLTARIICSLFISALLGGTLTQYFFLLGLEYTSTTFSCAFLNMVPVITFILALLLRQETIKIKSRSGRAKILGIIFCLGGALILTLYKGMSLINPSAGSRIETNHNKKSWFLGSIFLFAGCFVWSAWFLVQARISKDYPYQYSSTAIMSFFGAFQSAILSFIISRNVSKWILKGGLEILSVIFGGMVGSGLCYVVMSWCVKQKGAVFTSAFSPLIQIFAAVFDISILHAQIHLGSILGSILVVIGLYFLLWGKSKEAEIYKNPPPTEKNGQSALPVTASPTHI